In Nocardioides dokdonensis FR1436, the following are encoded in one genomic region:
- a CDS encoding NAD(P)/FAD-dependent oxidoreductase, translating to MNGHVLVVGASHAGVQLAARLRERGHRGPVTLVGDETPLPYHRPPLSKAYLAGSVTPDSMSLRPETFYATKEISLLRGTRVEEIDLEAGTARTSTGDHLTFDHLALTTGAAARRLEVPGAELRGVAHLRDMRDATGLRDTLGSVRRAVVVGGGFIGLEAAAVLRQRGVEVTVVEFADRLMARSVSREMSDFFADLHRDQGSRVLLETGVVALEGTDDGCVGAVALDDGTALPADLVVVGIGVVPRTGLADQLGLQVDGGVLVDRRARTSDPRVVAAGDVTLLPHPLEPGTLLRLESVQNATDQSDIAAATLCGQDVSYDAVPWFWSDQFDLKLQMAGAATRYDDVVVRGSAREGGFTVLCYRDDRLVAGECVNAGSDFVAVRRALAAGTSFPRDLAADISVKLKTLL from the coding sequence GTGAACGGCCACGTCCTGGTCGTCGGGGCAAGTCACGCCGGCGTGCAGCTCGCCGCCCGGCTGCGCGAGCGCGGCCACCGAGGACCGGTCACGCTCGTCGGCGACGAGACCCCGCTCCCGTACCACCGGCCCCCGCTGTCGAAGGCCTACCTGGCCGGCAGCGTCACGCCCGACTCGATGTCGCTGCGCCCGGAGACCTTCTACGCCACCAAGGAGATCTCGCTGCTGCGGGGCACCCGCGTGGAGGAGATCGACCTCGAAGCCGGGACGGCCCGGACCTCGACCGGCGATCACCTCACCTTCGACCACCTGGCGCTGACCACCGGTGCCGCAGCTCGCCGCCTGGAGGTCCCGGGTGCTGAACTGAGAGGCGTCGCCCACCTGCGCGACATGCGGGACGCCACCGGCCTCCGCGACACCCTGGGCTCCGTGCGCCGAGCCGTCGTGGTGGGCGGCGGGTTCATCGGCCTCGAGGCCGCTGCCGTGCTGCGCCAACGCGGCGTGGAGGTGACCGTCGTGGAGTTCGCGGACCGGCTGATGGCTCGCTCGGTCTCCCGGGAGATGTCCGACTTCTTCGCCGACCTGCACCGGGACCAAGGGAGCCGCGTGCTGCTCGAGACCGGGGTGGTCGCACTGGAGGGCACCGACGACGGCTGCGTCGGGGCAGTGGCGCTCGACGACGGGACGGCCCTGCCCGCAGACCTGGTGGTCGTGGGCATCGGTGTGGTCCCCCGCACCGGACTGGCGGACCAGCTCGGGCTCCAGGTCGACGGCGGCGTCCTCGTCGACCGCCGGGCCCGCACCAGCGACCCCCGCGTGGTCGCCGCAGGTGACGTGACCCTGCTTCCCCACCCTCTGGAGCCGGGCACCCTGCTGCGCCTGGAGTCCGTGCAGAACGCCACCGACCAGTCCGACATCGCGGCCGCCACCCTCTGCGGGCAGGACGTCTCCTACGACGCGGTGCCGTGGTTCTGGTCCGACCAGTTCGACCTCAAGCTGCAGATGGCCGGCGCGGCCACCCGCTATGACGACGTGGTGGTCCGCGGCTCCGCCCGCGAGGGTGGCTTCACGGTGCTCTGCTACCGCGACGACCGACTCGTCGCCGGTGAGTGCGTCAACGCGGGCTCCGACTTCGTCGCCGTGCGCCGCGCGCTGGCTGCGGGTACGTCCTTCCCCAGGGATCTGGCGGCCGACATCTCGGTCAAGCTCAAGACCCTGCTGTGA
- a CDS encoding LLM class flavin-dependent oxidoreductase, translated as MKFGIFTMPEHPPRENWTLSYDRDIAEIVKAESLGFDEFWIGEHHTGGYENVPMPEMMIAKASAVTSRIRLGTGVVNLPYQDPFLVAERLAFLDHLTHGRLIYGFGGGGLPTDKALFQMAPEEATPRTNESLEIIWKLLTSEDPVTHEGVFWHYEDRQLQVGPYQVVPPMAVAGLTGTHNFEKCGNRGWIPLSVYFAPLHTTDNPAAPDLVAHRDAILKGAADSGLDASDALANWRVSREVYVAANRNDALNEIREGVTRSYDYLRGLGLGALMKLDQNMPDEELTFDWMVENIPWVIGSPEDCIEQIHHIREETGDFGTFLINSRDWVTTDMWNRSLELFARYVMPQFQPHQHMARRDRLARVALGQE; from the coding sequence ATGAAATTCGGAATCTTCACCATGCCGGAGCACCCGCCCCGCGAGAACTGGACGCTGTCCTACGACCGCGACATCGCTGAGATCGTCAAGGCCGAGTCGCTGGGCTTCGACGAGTTCTGGATCGGCGAGCACCACACCGGCGGCTACGAGAACGTCCCGATGCCCGAGATGATGATCGCCAAGGCTTCCGCGGTCACCAGTCGGATCCGACTCGGCACGGGCGTGGTGAACCTGCCCTACCAGGACCCCTTCCTGGTGGCGGAGCGCCTGGCCTTCCTCGACCACCTCACCCACGGACGCCTCATCTACGGTTTCGGCGGCGGTGGGCTGCCCACCGACAAGGCGCTCTTCCAGATGGCCCCCGAGGAGGCCACTCCCCGGACCAACGAGTCCCTCGAGATCATCTGGAAGCTCCTCACCTCCGAGGACCCGGTCACCCACGAGGGCGTCTTCTGGCACTACGAGGACCGTCAGCTCCAGGTCGGTCCCTACCAGGTGGTGCCGCCGATGGCGGTCGCCGGACTCACCGGGACCCACAACTTCGAGAAGTGTGGCAACCGGGGTTGGATTCCGCTCAGCGTCTACTTCGCGCCGCTGCACACCACCGACAACCCGGCGGCGCCGGACCTGGTGGCCCACCGCGACGCGATCCTCAAGGGTGCGGCGGACTCCGGCCTGGACGCGTCGGATGCGCTCGCCAACTGGCGGGTGAGCCGCGAGGTCTACGTGGCGGCCAACCGCAACGACGCGCTCAACGAGATCCGCGAGGGTGTGACGCGTTCCTACGACTACCTGCGCGGCCTCGGTCTCGGCGCCCTGATGAAGCTCGACCAGAACATGCCCGACGAGGAGCTGACCTTCGACTGGATGGTGGAGAACATCCCGTGGGTGATCGGTAGCCCGGAGGACTGCATCGAGCAGATCCACCACATCCGCGAGGAGACCGGCGACTTCGGCACCTTCCTCATCAACTCCCGCGACTGGGTCACCACGGACATGTGGAACCGCTCGCTGGAGCTGTTCGCCCGCTACGTCATGCCGCAGTTCCAGCCGCACCAGCACATGGCGCGGCGGGACCGGCTGGCTCGGGTCGCCCTCGGCCAGGAGTGA
- a CDS encoding flavin reductase family protein yields the protein MIELPAQEVGPDQLRAAFGCFPSGVTAVCAMVDGEPTGMAASSFTSVSMDPALVSICIQNSSRTWRQLRSLLRLGVSVLASGQDPDCRNLARPAGDRFQDVPWGQNADGSVFIEGAAAWLNCGIHTVVPAGDHAIVLLRVHELWCDAAVEPLVFHGSKFRTLAIA from the coding sequence GTGATCGAGCTGCCAGCGCAAGAAGTAGGACCCGACCAGCTGCGTGCCGCCTTCGGGTGCTTCCCGAGCGGGGTCACCGCGGTCTGTGCCATGGTGGACGGTGAACCCACCGGGATGGCCGCGAGCTCCTTCACGTCGGTCTCCATGGACCCGGCGCTGGTCTCCATCTGCATCCAGAACAGCTCCCGGACCTGGCGTCAGCTCCGCTCGCTGCTGCGCCTCGGTGTGAGCGTGCTGGCCAGCGGTCAGGACCCCGACTGCCGCAACCTCGCGCGGCCCGCGGGCGACCGCTTCCAGGACGTCCCGTGGGGGCAGAACGCCGACGGGTCGGTCTTCATCGAGGGGGCTGCCGCCTGGCTCAACTGTGGCATCCACACGGTGGTGCCCGCCGGTGACCACGCCATCGTGCTGCTGCGCGTGCACGAGCTGTGGTGCGACGCGGCCGTCGAGCCCCTGGTCTTCCACGGCAGCAAGTTCCGCACCCTCGCCATCGCGTGA
- a CDS encoding cytochrome P450: MSGTTDAGLDDEMLSAGAVADPYGYLGGLRAVEPVYWNARYRSWVLTRHADVSVAMTDGRFSSDRIAPVIARERARARPDLDLVETFELLDRWLVFRDPPEHTRFRRLVHKAFSPRIIASMRGEVERVADELVEAARVEAEAADGVVDLIREVAFPLPAIVIASMLGVPAQDRERFKDWSDDISALVFGALDDPDRHGRARVGMLELVGYISALLERVREVPGDDLASALVQARDGEESLTEDELVAICVNLLFGGHETTTNLIANSVLAFIEHPDQAELLRADGSLAGAAIEEMLRFDGPAKSVVRIAAEDIELGGRTIRAGDRVFVMLAGANRDPEVFEDPDRFDITRKGVGHLGFGVGVHYCLGATLARLEGTVVVPRLLERFPRMELAGEELEWDRVILTRGMKRLPVRLNAS; encoded by the coding sequence ATGAGCGGGACGACCGACGCCGGGTTGGATGACGAGATGTTGTCGGCGGGTGCGGTGGCGGATCCGTATGGGTATCTGGGTGGTCTGCGTGCGGTGGAGCCGGTGTACTGGAATGCGCGGTACCGGTCGTGGGTGTTGACGCGTCATGCGGATGTGTCGGTGGCGATGACGGATGGGCGTTTCTCGTCGGATCGGATTGCGCCGGTGATTGCGCGGGAGCGGGCGCGGGCGCGTCCGGATCTGGATCTGGTGGAGACGTTCGAGCTGTTGGACCGGTGGTTGGTGTTTCGGGATCCGCCGGAGCACACGCGGTTTCGTCGGTTGGTGCACAAGGCGTTCTCGCCGCGGATCATCGCGTCGATGCGGGGTGAGGTGGAGCGGGTCGCTGATGAGCTGGTGGAGGCGGCTCGGGTGGAGGCTGAGGCTGCTGATGGTGTGGTCGACCTGATTCGTGAGGTGGCGTTCCCGTTGCCGGCGATCGTGATCGCGTCGATGTTGGGTGTGCCTGCGCAGGATCGGGAGCGGTTCAAGGACTGGTCCGATGACATCTCGGCCCTGGTGTTCGGGGCGTTGGATGATCCTGATCGTCATGGTCGGGCGCGGGTGGGGATGTTGGAGCTGGTGGGCTACATCTCGGCGTTGTTGGAGCGGGTGCGTGAGGTGCCTGGTGATGATCTGGCCTCAGCGTTGGTGCAGGCGCGTGATGGTGAGGAGTCGTTGACCGAGGACGAGCTGGTCGCGATCTGTGTGAACTTGTTGTTCGGTGGTCATGAGACGACGACGAACCTGATCGCGAACAGTGTCCTGGCGTTCATCGAGCATCCGGACCAGGCGGAGCTGTTGCGTGCGGACGGTTCGTTGGCGGGTGCGGCGATCGAGGAGATGTTGCGTTTCGATGGGCCGGCGAAGTCGGTGGTGCGGATCGCGGCGGAGGACATCGAGCTGGGTGGGAGGACCATTCGTGCTGGTGATCGGGTGTTCGTGATGTTGGCGGGTGCGAATCGGGATCCGGAGGTGTTCGAGGATCCGGATCGGTTCGACATCACGCGCAAGGGTGTGGGGCACCTGGGGTTCGGTGTGGGGGTGCATTACTGCTTGGGTGCGACGTTGGCGCGGTTGGAGGGCACGGTGGTGGTGCCGAGGTTGTTGGAGCGGTTCCCGCGCATGGAGCTGGCGGGTGAGGAGCTGGAGTGGGATCGGGTGATCCTGACTCGGGGGATGAAGCGGCTCCCGGTCCGGCTCAACGCCTCCTGA
- a CDS encoding nuclear transport factor 2 family protein, whose product MTDLALDHAHLRNLYSRYCFALDYGNTADVLDCFTEEGVFSLSDRGDFVGHEQIAVLIDASAESRNRHQIMNVLVDSVEGDTAETRGYFVLLRTKDAETMSYGHYIDSATRCDDGVWRWTAKRIRFDWRHGAYAERSESQHVDQLIQNS is encoded by the coding sequence ATGACCGACCTCGCGCTCGACCACGCCCACCTGCGGAACCTCTACTCCAGGTACTGCTTCGCACTCGACTACGGCAACACCGCGGACGTGCTCGACTGTTTCACCGAGGAGGGCGTGTTCTCCCTCAGCGACCGCGGCGACTTCGTCGGCCACGAGCAGATCGCGGTGCTGATCGACGCCTCCGCGGAGAGTCGCAACCGGCACCAGATCATGAACGTGCTGGTCGACTCGGTCGAGGGTGACACCGCCGAGACTCGCGGCTACTTCGTGCTCCTGCGCACCAAGGACGCCGAGACCATGTCCTACGGGCACTACATCGACTCGGCGACCCGATGCGACGACGGCGTGTGGCGCTGGACGGCCAAGCGCATCCGCTTCGACTGGCGCCACGGCGCCTACGCGGAGCGCTCCGAGAGCCAGCACGTCGACCAGCTGATCCAGAACTCATGA
- a CDS encoding ABC transporter permease: MRFFLSRVLSAVAALLLLTMATFLLVRLMPGDVTTSLTGVDGASQETKAAIAAEYGLDKPLPEQYVRWLGHVLEGDLGTTALTGQPVTEALGEKMVPSLQIALIAVVISVLLAVVLGTVAALRRGRAADKAASGVALVGTSLPDFVVGLLLLVFVARQAGLATFGYEPLSAGLWEWGRHMVLPVTALSLGLIGLLTRLTRTSVSETLQQEFVRTARSKGVQGRRMLWRHVLRPSLIPIITTAGLQLVAVVGGVVVIEVVFSIPGMGKLIFDGMRQRDYAVIQAATLVIGCMAIAVNVFVDLVYRYLDPRMRDS, from the coding sequence ATGCGCTTCTTCCTCAGTCGCGTCCTCAGCGCGGTCGCGGCACTGCTCCTGCTGACGATGGCCACCTTCCTCCTGGTCCGCCTGATGCCCGGTGACGTCACGACCAGCCTCACTGGCGTCGACGGGGCCAGCCAGGAGACCAAGGCCGCCATCGCCGCGGAGTACGGCCTCGACAAGCCGCTGCCCGAGCAGTACGTGCGCTGGCTCGGCCACGTGCTCGAGGGCGACCTCGGCACCACCGCCCTCACGGGTCAGCCGGTGACCGAGGCTCTGGGGGAGAAGATGGTCCCCTCGCTCCAGATCGCGCTCATCGCGGTCGTCATCAGTGTGCTGCTGGCGGTGGTCCTGGGCACGGTCGCGGCGCTGCGACGAGGTCGTGCGGCCGACAAGGCTGCCTCCGGTGTGGCCCTGGTCGGCACCAGCCTGCCGGACTTCGTGGTGGGCCTGCTGCTGCTCGTCTTCGTCGCCCGCCAGGCCGGGCTGGCCACCTTCGGCTACGAGCCGCTGTCAGCCGGGCTGTGGGAGTGGGGGCGGCACATGGTGCTGCCGGTGACCGCCCTGTCCCTGGGCCTGATCGGTCTGCTCACCCGCCTCACCCGCACATCGGTCTCCGAGACGCTCCAGCAGGAGTTCGTCCGGACGGCACGCAGCAAGGGGGTCCAGGGTCGGCGGATGCTGTGGCGCCACGTGCTGCGGCCCTCCTTGATCCCGATCATCACCACCGCGGGTCTGCAGCTGGTGGCCGTGGTGGGCGGGGTCGTGGTGATCGAGGTGGTCTTCTCGATCCCCGGCATGGGCAAGCTGATCTTCGACGGCATGCGTCAGCGCGACTACGCGGTGATCCAGGCCGCCACGCTCGTCATCGGCTGCATGGCCATCGCCGTCAACGTCTTCGTCGACCTCGTCTACCGCTACCTCGACCCGAGGATGCGCGACTCCTGA
- a CDS encoding ABC transporter ATP-binding protein: MSAPTTTQDRSGGVVVADGEPLLSVRNLTVTRRGSGIPIVSDFSVDVAAGETVGIVGESGCGKTTAVLGTLGLLDELQLEVSGTATYLGRDMISASEKQRRQLWGKDVGIIYQDALRALNPVLKVGQQIEEVFESHGGHPDVKAEVLRLLSMVGIADPEARRDAYPHQLSGGMRQRVMAAIAMAMSPGLLIADEPTTALDVTIQAQVLELIRSLSAGSGTSTLLISHDLGVIAGMCDRVLVLYAGRIVEQGPTAEVFANPQHHYTQALLRATPGYGARATDRFSFIPGQPPEPNVPEDRCAFADRCEGRIATCSTQRPDLDDVVVTDGHRAACFNPAVQEPPRTERLSIVETPVGASSSLVTAAASGPVLLEARGIVKEYGKRSRLFGGRPPVRALAGVDMTLRVGECLGLVGESGSGKTTLGRLLVGMESTTEGEIRFDDEVVSDLRGARLRAFRRHAQMIYQEPRSSLNRSFTIGRTLRIALVAGGATGPRAELDQAAAEMLERVGLGRGYLDRYPSSMSGGQCQRAAIARALCVKPRMLVADEAVSSLDVSIQGQILNLLADIQVETGIGIVFIAHDLGIVRELCHEVAVMYLGRIVESGPAREVLEQPTHPYSMALKSAAPVPDPVVERNRSRIVLLGDPPSPASPPPGCTFHTRCPVGPMAHPDRQQCSGERPMLDLTATRPVACHFVGSTPNRELAEEIL, translated from the coding sequence ATGAGTGCGCCGACGACCACCCAGGACCGCTCCGGAGGAGTCGTCGTGGCGGACGGCGAGCCGTTGCTGTCGGTGCGCAACCTGACCGTGACGCGCCGCGGCTCCGGGATCCCGATCGTCTCCGACTTCAGTGTCGACGTGGCGGCGGGCGAGACCGTCGGCATCGTCGGTGAGTCCGGCTGCGGCAAGACCACCGCCGTCCTCGGCACCCTGGGCCTGCTCGACGAGCTGCAGCTCGAGGTCTCGGGAACCGCGACCTACCTGGGACGCGACATGATCAGCGCCTCGGAGAAGCAGCGCCGTCAGCTTTGGGGCAAGGACGTCGGGATCATCTACCAGGACGCTCTGCGCGCGCTCAACCCGGTGCTCAAGGTCGGACAGCAGATCGAAGAGGTCTTCGAGTCCCACGGCGGGCACCCCGACGTGAAGGCCGAGGTGCTGCGGCTGCTCTCGATGGTCGGCATCGCCGACCCCGAGGCGCGTCGCGACGCCTACCCCCACCAGCTCTCCGGAGGCATGCGCCAGCGGGTGATGGCCGCCATCGCGATGGCCATGAGTCCGGGGTTGCTGATCGCCGACGAGCCCACCACCGCGCTGGACGTCACGATCCAGGCGCAGGTCCTGGAGCTGATCCGCAGCCTCTCGGCCGGCTCCGGGACCTCCACCCTGCTCATCAGCCACGACCTCGGCGTGATCGCGGGCATGTGCGACCGGGTGCTGGTCCTCTATGCGGGCCGCATCGTGGAGCAGGGCCCGACCGCGGAGGTCTTCGCCAACCCGCAGCACCACTACACGCAGGCGCTGCTCCGGGCGACCCCCGGCTACGGCGCGCGTGCCACGGACCGCTTCAGCTTCATCCCGGGACAGCCCCCGGAGCCGAACGTCCCCGAGGACCGCTGTGCCTTCGCCGACAGGTGCGAGGGGCGCATCGCCACCTGCTCGACCCAGCGGCCGGACCTGGACGACGTCGTGGTCACCGACGGGCACCGCGCCGCCTGCTTCAACCCGGCGGTCCAGGAGCCCCCGCGCACCGAGCGGCTGAGCATCGTGGAGACCCCGGTGGGGGCATCGAGCTCACTGGTTACCGCCGCGGCCTCCGGACCGGTGCTGCTGGAGGCCCGGGGGATCGTCAAGGAGTACGGCAAGCGGTCCAGGCTGTTCGGCGGCAGGCCACCGGTCCGGGCGTTGGCCGGGGTCGACATGACCCTGCGCGTCGGCGAGTGCCTCGGCCTGGTGGGTGAGTCCGGGTCCGGGAAGACCACGCTGGGCAGGCTGCTGGTGGGCATGGAGTCCACCACCGAGGGTGAGATCCGCTTCGACGACGAGGTGGTCTCGGACCTGAGGGGCGCCAGGCTCCGGGCGTTCCGGAGGCACGCGCAGATGATCTACCAGGAGCCGCGCAGCTCACTGAACCGTTCGTTCACCATCGGGCGCACGCTCCGCATCGCGCTGGTCGCCGGTGGCGCGACGGGTCCACGCGCCGAGCTCGACCAGGCTGCGGCGGAGATGCTGGAGCGGGTGGGCCTCGGCCGCGGCTACCTGGACCGGTATCCCTCCTCGATGTCCGGCGGGCAGTGTCAGCGCGCGGCGATCGCCCGCGCGCTGTGCGTCAAACCGCGGATGCTGGTCGCTGACGAGGCCGTCTCCAGTCTGGACGTCTCGATCCAGGGCCAGATCCTGAACCTGCTGGCCGACATCCAGGTCGAGACCGGCATCGGCATCGTCTTCATCGCCCACGACCTCGGCATCGTGCGCGAGCTGTGCCACGAGGTGGCGGTCATGTACCTGGGACGGATCGTGGAGTCCGGTCCCGCCCGTGAGGTCCTGGAGCAGCCCACGCACCCCTACTCGATGGCGCTCAAGTCGGCGGCTCCGGTCCCCGATCCGGTCGTGGAGCGGAACCGGAGCCGCATCGTGCTGCTGGGCGACCCCCCCAGCCCGGCCTCCCCGCCACCGGGGTGCACCTTCCACACCCGGTGCCCGGTCGGTCCCATGGCCCATCCCGACCGGCAGCAGTGCTCGGGCGAGCGTCCGATGCTGGACCTCACCGCGACCCGTCCGGTGGCCTGCCACTTCGTCGGCAGCACCCCCAACCGCGAGCTGGCCGAGGAGATCCTCTGA
- a CDS encoding ABC transporter permease, which translates to MSKSPSGPGTTAERGVLPRPRWRSLRRAGGSWTTRIALLVLALSLVAAAVPGLLTSFDPERAVPVDRMLGFGEGGHLLGTDAIGRDIYSRLVHGARLAWVVGLAVALGSLLCGIVLGAAAGYFGGVLDGVVSRFIDGVLAFPPILLGLVLAAILGPGTWTAVFALVVVYTPLTARVMRAAVLTEKSAPYVLASRGLGHRGVRTLAVEIFPNTMGPMIVVGTLIASRAIIIEASLSFLGVGTQQPRPSWGLMAAEAQQQVLIAPVQLVLPVTVLAVLVLALNFVGDAMAERFDPQSRTTRASSR; encoded by the coding sequence ATGTCGAAGAGCCCCTCAGGGCCCGGCACCACCGCGGAGCGGGGCGTCCTGCCCCGCCCGCGGTGGCGCAGCCTGCGACGCGCCGGTGGCAGCTGGACCACCCGGATCGCGCTGCTGGTGCTGGCCCTCAGCCTGGTGGCAGCCGCAGTACCCGGGCTGCTCACCTCGTTCGACCCCGAGCGGGCGGTGCCGGTGGACCGGATGCTCGGCTTCGGGGAGGGGGGCCACCTGCTCGGCACCGACGCGATCGGTCGCGACATCTACTCCCGCCTGGTGCACGGCGCTCGCCTGGCCTGGGTGGTCGGGCTCGCCGTCGCCCTGGGCAGCCTGCTCTGCGGGATCGTCCTGGGGGCGGCCGCCGGCTACTTCGGCGGAGTGCTCGACGGGGTCGTCTCCCGGTTCATCGACGGGGTCCTGGCGTTCCCCCCGATCCTCCTCGGTCTGGTCCTGGCGGCGATCCTCGGCCCCGGCACCTGGACCGCCGTCTTCGCCCTGGTGGTGGTGTACACGCCGCTGACCGCGCGGGTGATGCGCGCGGCGGTGCTGACCGAGAAGTCCGCCCCCTACGTGCTGGCCAGCAGGGGGCTGGGCCACCGAGGCGTGCGCACGCTCGCCGTGGAGATCTTCCCCAACACCATGGGTCCGATGATCGTGGTGGGAACGCTGATCGCCTCGCGCGCCATCATCATCGAGGCGAGCCTGAGCTTCCTCGGGGTCGGCACCCAGCAGCCACGCCCCAGCTGGGGGCTGATGGCCGCCGAGGCGCAGCAGCAGGTACTCATCGCCCCGGTCCAGCTCGTCCTGCCGGTCACCGTGCTCGCCGTGCTGGTGCTGGCCCTCAACTTCGTCGGAGACGCCATGGCCGAGAGATTCGACCCGCAGAGCCGTACCACCCGAGCGAGCAGCCGATGA
- a CDS encoding ABC transporter substrate-binding protein: MARRTRLMAGAVIAALTLAACGGGGSADETTGDGGEPTVGGTLRVGAPEDLDALDPHAVRGETGSTWGAMVYETLVGVDQASNPAPGIAESWEVSEDGLTYTFQLDDATFHDGSPVTSEDVVWNYERIAKPESGASQQAFFAQIDEMQTPDEKTLVIDLAAPNAAFLSVLGIQGRAGIQSPDNFDGDEMVAHIGSGPFTWESYTPNNRLILARYADYWGEPAYIEEVELRILPDDNARLQALSSGELDLAFGLDSAQAEASAASGAFELQTDSQNRGNFFAINTTKAPFDNVDVRRAMQLAVSREDIAAAGWGGFAEPTNQPFDAESPWFVESDYPVTADLDEAKRLIQEAGAEGTEVEVLVWDALGSEQEAQIVASAWTEIGLEPKLTKVDITTIVTDSSAGDFDVIYLWIGLITDPTRPYAYLAQDNANNGLAGLLKDDELTDKVKQAASENDEETRKELYAEILEENYAQAAQYYTVNPTIFVGVGNNLQGYEQGTYNVIYHEGGLSKAFLKDG; encoded by the coding sequence GTGGCACGAAGGACTCGCCTGATGGCGGGCGCGGTGATCGCCGCGCTGACGCTGGCGGCATGCGGTGGCGGTGGATCGGCGGACGAGACGACCGGAGACGGTGGCGAACCGACCGTGGGCGGCACCCTGCGCGTGGGCGCCCCCGAGGACCTCGACGCACTCGACCCGCACGCCGTGCGCGGCGAGACGGGGTCGACCTGGGGCGCCATGGTCTACGAGACGCTGGTGGGCGTCGACCAGGCCTCCAACCCCGCCCCCGGGATCGCGGAGTCGTGGGAGGTGAGCGAGGACGGCCTCACCTACACCTTCCAGCTCGACGACGCCACGTTCCACGACGGCTCCCCGGTCACCTCCGAGGACGTGGTCTGGAACTACGAGCGCATCGCGAAGCCGGAGTCCGGCGCGAGCCAGCAGGCCTTCTTCGCCCAGATCGACGAGATGCAGACCCCCGACGAGAAGACCCTGGTGATCGACCTGGCGGCGCCGAACGCGGCGTTCCTGTCGGTGCTGGGCATCCAGGGCCGGGCCGGCATCCAGTCGCCCGACAACTTCGACGGTGACGAGATGGTCGCCCACATCGGTAGCGGGCCCTTCACCTGGGAGTCCTACACCCCCAACAACCGGCTGATCCTGGCCCGCTACGCCGACTACTGGGGCGAGCCGGCCTACATCGAGGAGGTCGAGCTGCGCATCCTCCCCGACGACAACGCCCGCCTGCAGGCGCTGAGCTCGGGTGAGCTCGACCTCGCCTTCGGGCTCGACTCCGCCCAGGCGGAGGCGTCGGCGGCCAGCGGGGCCTTCGAGCTGCAGACCGACAGCCAGAACCGCGGCAACTTCTTCGCCATCAACACCACCAAGGCGCCCTTCGACAACGTCGACGTCCGCCGGGCCATGCAGCTGGCCGTGTCCCGCGAGGACATCGCCGCCGCCGGGTGGGGAGGCTTCGCCGAACCCACCAACCAGCCGTTCGACGCCGAGTCCCCGTGGTTCGTGGAGTCCGACTACCCGGTGACCGCGGACCTCGACGAGGCCAAGCGGCTGATCCAGGAGGCCGGCGCCGAGGGCACCGAGGTCGAGGTGCTGGTCTGGGACGCGCTCGGTTCCGAGCAGGAGGCGCAGATCGTGGCGTCCGCCTGGACGGAGATCGGGCTCGAGCCCAAGCTGACCAAGGTCGACATCACCACCATCGTCACCGACTCCTCCGCTGGCGACTTCGACGTCATCTACCTGTGGATCGGTCTGATCACGGACCCGACCCGTCCCTACGCCTACCTGGCCCAGGACAACGCCAACAACGGCCTGGCCGGACTGCTCAAGGACGACGAGCTCACCGACAAGGTCAAGCAGGCCGCCTCGGAGAACGACGAGGAGACCCGCAAGGAGCTCTACGCGGAGATCCTCGAGGAGAACTACGCCCAGGCGGCGCAGTACTACACCGTGAACCCGACCATCTTCGTCGGCGTCGGCAACAACCTCCAGGGCTACGAGCAGGGCACCTACAACGTCATCTACCACGAGGGGGGCCTGTCGAAGGCGTTCCTCAAGGACGGCTGA